In Bos taurus isolate L1 Dominette 01449 registration number 42190680 breed Hereford chromosome 11, ARS-UCD2.0, whole genome shotgun sequence, one DNA window encodes the following:
- the LRRTM4 gene encoding leucine-rich repeat transmembrane neuronal protein 4 yields the protein MGFHLITQLRGMRVVLVLLPTLLLVMLTGAQRACPKNCRCDGKIVYCESHAFADIPENISGGSQGLSLRFNSIQKLKSNQFASLNQLIWLYLDHNYISSVDEDAFQGIRRLKELILSSNKITYLHNKTFHPVPNLRSLDLSYNKLQSLQSEQFKGLRKLIILHLRSNSLKTVPIRVFQDCRNLDFLDLGYNRLRSLSRNAFAGLLKLKELHLEHNQFSKINFAHFPRLFNLRSIYLQWNRIRSISQGLTWTWSSLHNLDLSGNDIQGIEPGTFKCLPNLQKLNLDSNKLTNISQETVNAWISLISITLSGNMWECSRSICPLFYWLKNFKGNKESTMICAGPKHMQGEKVSDAVETYNICSEVQVVNTEKSHVVPQTPQKPLIIPKPTTLKSDPSRSTLETPSPSPGFQIPGTEQEYEHVSFHKIIAGSVALFLSVAMILLVIYVSWKRYPASMKQLQQHSLMKRRRKKTRESERQMNSPLQEYYVDYKPTNSETMDISVNGSGPCTYTISGSRECEV from the exons ATGG GTTTCCATTTAATTACGCAGCTGAGAGGCATGCGTGTGGTGCTAGTGCTACTTCCTACACTGCTGCTTGTTATGCTCACGGGGGCTCAGAGAGCTTGCCCAAAGAACTGCAGATGTGATGGCAAAATTGTGTACTGTGAGTCTCATGCTTTTGCAGATATTCCTGAGAACATTTCTGGAGGGTCACAAGGCTTATCATTAAGGTTCAACAGCATTCAGAAACTCAAATCCAATCAGTTTGCCAGCCTTAACCAGCTTATATGGCTTTATCTTGACCATAATTACATTAGCTCAGTGGATGAAGATGCATTTCAAGGCATCCGTAGACTGAAAGAATTAATTCTAAGCTCCAACAAAATTACCTATCTGCACAATAAAACATTTCACCCGGTTCCCAATCTGCGCAGTCTGGACCTCTCCTACAATAAGCTTCAGTCATTGCAATCTGAACAATTTAAAGGCCTTCGGAAACTTATCATTTTGCACTTGAGATCTAACTCATTAAAGACTGTACCAATCAGAGTTTTTCAAGACTGTCGAAATCTTGACTTTTTGGATTTGGGCTATAATCGTCTTCGAAGCTTGTCGCGAAATGCTTTTGCTGGCCTTTTGAAGTTAAAAGAGCTCCACTTGGAGCACAATCAGTTTTCCAAGATCAACTTTGCTCATTTTCCACGTCTCTTCAACCTCCGTTCAATTTACTTACAATGGAACAGAATTCGCTCCATTAGCCAAGGCTTGACATGGACCTGGAGTTCCTTACACAACTTGGATTTATCAGGGAATGATATCCAAGGAATTGAGCCAGGCACATTTAAATGTTTGCCCAATTTGCAAAAATTGAATTTGGATTCCAACAAGCTTACCAACATCTCACAGGAAACTGTCAATGCATGGATATCATTAATATCCATCACTTTGTCTGGGAATATGTGGGAATGCAGTCGGAGCATTTGTCCTCTATTTTATTGGCTTAAGAATTTCAAAGGAAATAAGGAAAGCACCATGATATGTGCAGGACCTAAGCACATGCAAGGTGAAAAGGTTAGTGATGCAGTGGAAACATATAATATCTGCTCTGAAGTCCAAGTGGtcaacacagaaaaatcacacgTGGTACCCCAAACTCCCCAGAAGCCTCTGATTATCCCTAAACCTACAACCTTGAAATCTGACCCTAGCCGGTCCACCCTTGAAACACCAAGCCCTTCCCCGGGGTTTCAgattcctggcacagagcaagaGTATGAGCATGTTTCATTCCACAAAATTATTGCAGGGAGCGTGGCTCTCTTTCTTTCAGTGGCTATGATCCTCTTGGTAATCTATGTGTCTTGGAAACGCTACCCAGCCAGCATGAAACAACTTCAGCAACACTCTCTTATGAAGAGGCGGCGGAAAAAGACCAGAGAGTCTGAGAGACAAATGAATTCCCCTTTACAGGAGTATTATGTGGACTACAAGCCTACGAACTCTGAGACCATGGATATATCGGTTAATGGATCCGGGCCCTGCACATATACCATCTCTGGCTCCAGGGAATGTGAGGTATGA